GAAAAATTATTTCTAACCCCGGTAACTGGTATGAAAAAATTCTGCAAGGCGAAATGGATACCTTGCCGGGCCGTGTTTTTAATTACAGCAATGCGGCTCCTTTACTCGTAACGGGCATCATCCAAATGGCCAGCAACATGCACATTGATAGTTTTGCGAAAAAATTTCTCTTTGAACCGTTGGATATACAAAACTATTGGTTTTGGCCGGGCAACGGCGGGCCCGCAAACAACGGCATGGCTTTGATTTCTCTGACCCCGAGAGATATGGCCAAGATCGGACAACTCTATTTACAAACGGGCCGATGGAACGGGGTGCAAATAATGCCAAATGACTTTGTAAAACAAGCCGTTCATCCGCATGTGAAAAATGTAGGAGCCAACGGTTTTTACAAATCCTACGATTACGGCTATTTTTGGTGGAGTCATCCCGTAATGAGGACTGATGAACATAACACCACACAAAAAATATTTCTCGCCCGCGGCGCCGGCGGACAAAACATTATCGTTTGGCCGGAACGCGATATGGTTGTAGTGATCACTGCATGGAACTTGCAGCAAAGCAATTTATCGCAAACTTTATTTGATCATTACATTTCAAAAATGTGATCTGTAAAATTTAGAGCTGTTCATCAATATGACCTGATATAATCCAATCGCCTTTGATGACCCAGCTGATTCCGAATGCAGTCAGGGCCAGCCATTCACAGATCAAAGTCAGAGGAAAAGGAATTTCTACTTTAAAATATTTTTCGATGGCCCAGCCAAGAAGAATTGCCAGCATCGATGCAATAATTACATAACCGCTTCTTTTAAACCAGGGTTTTTGTCGCACACGCGCAGCAGAAATATTTCCGTGTTCATCCTTTTTATTAAAGGTGATTAAAGTAAACCAGGCAAAACAAGCAAACAATAAACTTGCACAAAGGAGATGTAATGAATATACTTCATTACCCAGACCTGCAAAACAGGCTTCGCGATCATCAGGAAGCTTCGTCGGAAAAAAGGCTACTCCAAAACAAAAGGCACTCGCAAGATTGGCCAAGATTTTGTCTTCCCCTTTAGGACCACAATAGGTGTACAACAAGATCGCAATGACGCACAGGATGCCCACAAAGACATTTTGCATTCCGGTGTGATAGTAGGCGCTGATGGAGTCCAGCCATTTTTTATCGGCACATAAAAATGCATTACCGACAATCAGGATCAATGGGAATAAAATGCCCAACACACCAATACTGCGTCTTACCCAAAGAAAATGGATCAGTTCGTAGGGGTCTGGGTTTACCTTGGATTTCATTGAATATTCGTTTTACTCATAAATATAGTGTTTATAAATTGTCGATGGTCGGAATAAATTCTGGTAATATAGGGCCAACAGCTTCTATAAATTCTTCAGCCATCAATTGCCATTTGTACGGAAACCTTGGCGGAACCCCTACGTCCTCTATATAACTTTGAAATTTGACGGCAGATTCTAAATAGACATCGGGACCGTAGTTCTGCAGAAATGAATTGATGTCTATATTTTCCTGATTGTACTCACGATATTTTGAAGATAATTCCAGGTGTTTTGAATTGGCCAATTGTAGTTTGGCGCAATCGATTTTATCGACCGCGGTTGCACATTGCTCCAGGATATTCTGTAATGTCAATATAGCCGGATGGTAATCGTTTATGAAATTCATTGATGTCTTTGATATTAACTCTGCCTTTTACGGCAAATACTACAAGAATGTATCATTGCGTAAAGGCATTGGCCATTTTTCTCCTCTGGTGTCGCTCCTACGGAGCTGGTATTTATTTTTTTGAATGCTGCTATTGACCTGACGCCCCGATGGGGCTGATCTCTCTTTAACTGATCTAATTTTTTCAGCTTCTTTTTAGTTGGTTATAATATACAAATTTAAACTTTTTTGTGGTTTAATTCGGCTACTGATCCAATTGTATGATTGGCTCTTTTGTTTACTTGACTCCCGATTTGCGTTGGTTTCGCTCCTACGGAGCAGGTATATATTTTTTTTGACTGCTTCTATTGACCTGACGCCCCGATGGGGCTGATCTCCCGGTCGATGTTAGGATTCTTTCCAATATCTTTTTGGTTGGTTATGCAATATAATCAGCAATCGTCATTCTGATTTTTGAGCTCCGTAGGAGCGATATGTCAATAGAATCCCCAATCATCCCTCTCCTCTTTGAGCTCCGTAGGAGCGACACTATATTCATCAACTATATATTCCGGCTTGAAATCAATGTGCTCTTTTTGAATGTTTTATTCTTATGATACTCTTTCTGATTCAAAATTTATTTTTAAATACTTGTTTTAAATACCTGAATTCTACTATAGTTATTCTCTTGAATTAATTTTGTACGAAAAAGAGATCCTCTGCCCATTTGTCCTGAAATGCTTTCACTCCTTAATGAACTTCTCAGAC
The DNA window shown above is from Saprospiraceae bacterium and carries:
- a CDS encoding serine hydrolase, encoding MMKTFLYSIFFCCFHFVSKAQIDFQNTNSTAFMHPKWIEMDHAILKNDYGIMHSVLIVEKGKLVFEKYYNGWKQDSLHQLQSATKSVVATLLGCGIQNGFVNSIDDPIFSYYDIASFEDSLKNAITIKDLLTQRHGLTWSEGDWNDPANSWRKIISNPGNWYEKILQGEMDTLPGRVFNYSNAAPLLVTGIIQMASNMHIDSFAKKFLFEPLDIQNYWFWPGNGGPANNGMALISLTPRDMAKIGQLYLQTGRWNGVQIMPNDFVKQAVHPHVKNVGANGFYKSYDYGYFWWSHPVMRTDEHNTTQKIFLARGAGGQNIIVWPERDMVVVITAWNLQQSNLSQTLFDHYISKM